CTTAGTATAATGGACACGTTgcttcttaaaaaataaactttaatatgaacataaataaatgaatattttctaaatgtACAAGAACATTTATTTAACTGACAAGATTGTAAACAAAGGCGCACTTATTGCTTATATATCATCATATCATATTATAAGTACATACAAATTTTGAgatttgaactaaaattagaactagaactaacactagaaactttcgggtttagccgtacgtcttttaagaaaaggtttgatgtttcggatgccatgatgcaaccttcttcagaaattggatggaagaaggttgcaacatgacatccgaaacgtcaaaccttttcttaaaagacgcacggctaaacctgaaagattcttgtgttagttctagttttagttttaattttagttcaattcacacaggccgtgaaagccttcgtactgaTAAATTTTGAGATGCATCCACATTCAAATATCATCTTCACTCAATCGTTCTAATGTGTATTGATAGAAAACGAATATTATCGCATGCGATGGAAATGCTCTTAATAAGGTAGCCGTTAAACCTCTATTAAAGGACCAAAATCCTCCGtcttgataacatttttttaagcaGTGGATCATTCCACGATATATTGGTTTTGCGATGTTATCAGCTTGCATTCGTGTTTTTATCATGTCAAAAGGCATACACATAATCCAAGACGCAACACCTAAACatttggttaaaaaaatctaattctattaataattaaacaaataattaagcTACAATTAGCCCTaggtataaataaattaattataaataaaattaaaatcgaatagtaaaaaaaattcactagattttaaataatttgtataaattgttGTGACTACTAGGTCCGACTGAACATTTGGCCACTCAGTTAATATCGACATCATTGCAAAAAAATCGATTGAATATATTAGTGGAAGCTGAATGAAGATTGTTTATATCAGATGACTAGCGATGGTGTAGCAACTAAACTCAGTAATTTCAATTACATGtcatatttcttttaataataattgttactTATTTGAGACATATTAAATCTGCAGACATTCGGCCTCTGTATACTTCCGAAGGTGGTGCATAAAAAAGGTGTCTTCAGTCGAACACTATTGACTAGACTTAGACAATTAATGTATCATTAACGTTCAAAATTCCTTAGAAAATTTGATGCGGTTTCATATCCAACGAAAATAGCTGCATTAACGGGAAAAGCCCGTAGACATGTAATCACAAACCCGGTATTAAATACAAGAATTCCGTGCGCGTAATACATTTTTCGAAAGCAATcgaacattcctttataactcAAAGCTAGAACGTCCACCTGCATCCTCGACTTGACCACATCAAAAGGCATACAGAATATCCAAGAGACAACGCCTAAAATTGAAATCGAAAATGGGTACCAAGATAAAAAGAGCAAACTACAcagtattaaataattaaaatataaaaaaaaattggttttaataaaaatcaactaCAAACAGCAGGATTAGAAGAAGATGAAAGATGATTACAAAACACTATCGTGCGCTCATAAAGTGCAAATGTAGCAGCATTTACTGGGAAAGCACGCAAACAAGTTACAATCATTCCTTTACAAAAAATCGAACATCCTTCTGATTTATAGGATTTATAGGCACAGTCGATCGTCCCTTTATAAGTAGAATTATTGAAATCGGCTTGCAATCGGGATTTTACCACATCGAAAGGCATACACATTCCCCACGCTACGGTTCCTACAAAGAAACATTGTCTTTTCGtcttaaaagattttttgaagacaatttttaatgtattaatcAACATGCATCatgcaattaaaaaaagcataattattattaatacctGCAAGTCCACCAGCAAATATTTGTCGAGACACATCGCTCATTATCCCAGGAGAAAAAACGTAGTGTAAACATACTTCATAAACCCATGTATAAACACCATAAGAAGGAACATCTCttgaacaaaataaattgatattgaaaataaattatctttgTTACATTATTGTTACCTCCACAACATCGGAACGAATCCTCTGTAAAATCCAGAAAACCCACCTTCCTTATAAATTTGTCGTATACAGTTTATCATACCTTTTCTAATAACTACACCTTTTTTATCTGCACCCCATGTAGCTTTTCCTTCAGTATGTGCTTGTAAGACTACTTTAACCAATTCAATGGGACAAGTAAAAAAGACGGTTGCAAATCCTCCAGTACATCCTAAAtcattcaattttaatgtaagATACTAAcgttaaaatgttaaaaaaaaagtaccagcaacaaaaacattttgtagGTATCGTGGATCATCACTTGGAGATTTCGCATATCGGCCCTCTTCTAAAATGTGAAGTGTATTACCGtagaaaccaaaaaaaattgaatttatcgGCCCAGTGGTAAGTAAAGGAAATAACATTCCTTTGAAAAAACCACGTACACCTTCGTGTTTGTAAGTACGTGATACTGATGGCCATAATGTTGTTCCATACGTCTGTTGTCTGACTTTTATTGTATCAGCTGGATGACCTACTAATAATCCAGCAAcacctaaataaaaaaacaataaaaaataagtagttttataattaaattttattataatttggttaataaacattaatttagaGGCATTCAACAGATAAAAATGACTTAAAACTATAAAGATAAGATTTAACGTTAATCGGAAAGGTCAAAGAtgataactttaataatttgataaaaagcTGTTTCGgatgtaattaaataaaatgttaataagtaATGAATCTTAATAAAACGTTCAAAAAtgcaattaaaatatttaaatataataaataccTGTAATGTAGACAACCAAGTTTACCTGGTTTAAGAACTTGGCGCAGGCGTATAATGACTGTTAGTAGTTGCAAAGAATTATTATGCCGTCAAACAATGAAAATTCTTCTTGGTgagaaatgaaatattttttatccctTATATAACGGTAAAGTGATGCAACAGAATCGACAATTATTCGTGCGGAAACTTGGAAAGGAGAAAACTTACCGCCTACCCATCCAGCTATGAAATCGTTCCAACAGAAGTCTGAAGTCAGCGAAGTGAAATGCTTCATCTCATATTAAGGTTCTAGCGTGAATTCTCGAGTTCTTCTAAGTAGTCGACTGTTTCTTGAAAGTCCCTTAGTTCATCACAACTTGAGCGTAAAAAAAGAACCCGAGCCGAGCCGCGATCGATGACCTTGAATACGTTCACTTTTGATTTTGTGACAATTCGATCAGAATTACAAGTGATATGTTATccagaaaaaataaagatctTAGGAGTATCAAGGAGGGTGTTGTTGGAAAGTATGTTAAAAAGGACACACCACCAGAAATGCCAAGTAAggtgttaatttaaattgttacacttataaattttcttatttgacACTGAGTGATtttctaacctaaaaattctttgtttaCATATTTCTAAccatataatttctttttaatgaatacaAATCCAcaatatattatgtatttatttaataagttaattatgatatattttataaaggaaaatataaaaaaattgctgaGCTTTAAATCGtaatcatcaaaaattataagttaTTGAAGGAAATGTAGTTGACTTTTCTTATATTGATACAAagagaattttaaaataaactacaatctttctCATATTTGACACCATAAtggattattatatatattaattttgttgtacatCATAAGATTTTGTTGATGTACCTACTGATTATTAAGGTCTTTATTAGACATAGATAGGCCTTATATCTTCAAGTTTAAAACATGTCTACTTTGTAATTCATCTTATGCCAGAGAAACTGTTTGTAACATTTATCTAAAGTTAGCTTCCATATATGTTGAATTGAGAggtcattatttatttttggttccTAGATCCTGAATAAACCCATTGGCTAAATCACCTATATAGGTATG
This genomic stretch from Onthophagus taurus isolate NC chromosome 7, IU_Otau_3.0, whole genome shotgun sequence harbors:
- the LOC111416656 gene encoding solute carrier family 25 member 45-like isoform X5; protein product: MKHFTSLTSDFCWNDFIAGWVGGVAGLLVGHPADTIKVRQQTYGTTLWPSVSRTYKHEGVRGFFKGMLFPLLTTGPINSIFFGFYGNTLHILEEGRYAKSPSDDPRYLQNVFVAGCTGGFATVFFTCPIELVKVVLQAHTEGKATWGADKKGVVIRKGMINCIRQIYKEGGFSGFYRGFVPMLWRDVPSYGVYTWVYEVCLHYVFSPGIMSDVSRQIFAGGLAGVVSWIFCMPFDVVKSRMQVDVLALSYKGMFDCFRKMYYAHGILVFNTGFVITCLRAFPVNAAIFVGYETASNFLRNFER
- the LOC111416656 gene encoding solute carrier family 25 member 45-like isoform X6 — protein: MLFPLLTTGPINSIFFGFYGNTLHILEEGRYAKSPSDDPRYLQNVFVAGCTGGFATVFFTCPIELVKVVLQAHTEGKATWGADKKGVVIRKGMINCIRQIYKEGGFSGFYRGFVPMLWRDVPSYGVYTWVYEVCLHYVFSPGIMSDVSRQIFAGGLAGTVAWGMCMPFDVVKSRLQADFNNSTYKGTIDCAYKSYKSEGCSIFCKGMIVTCLRAFPVNAATFALYERTIVFCNHLSSSSNPAALSLGYSVCLLMWSSRGCRWTF
- the LOC111416656 gene encoding solute carrier family 25 member 45-like isoform X4, which codes for MKHFTSLTSDFCWNDFIAGWVGGVAGLLVGHPADTIKVRQQTYGTTLWPSVSRTYKHEGVRGFFKGMLFPLLTTGPINSIFFGFYGNTLHILEEGRYAKSPSDDPRYLQNVFVAGCTGGFATVFFTCPIELVKVVLQAHTEGKATWGADKKEDSFRCCGDVPSYGVYTWVYEVCLHYVFSPGIMSDVSRQIFAGGLAGTVAWGMCMPFDVVKSRLQADFNNSTYKGTIDCAYKSYKSEGCSIFCKGMIVTCLRAFPVNAATFALYERTIVFCNHLSSSSNPAALSLGYSVCLLMWSSRGCRWTF
- the LOC111416656 gene encoding solute carrier family 25 member 45-like isoform X3, translated to MKHFTSLTSDFCWNDFIAGWVGGVAGLLVGHPADTIKVRQQTYGTTLWPSVSRTYKHEGVRGFFKGMLFPLLTTGPINSIFFGFYGNTLHILEEGRYAKSPSDDPRYLQNVFVAGCTGGFATVFFTCPIELVKVVLQAHTEGKATWGADKKGVVIRKGMINCIRQIYKEGGFSGFYRGFVPMLWRDVPSYGVYTWVYEVCLHYVFSPGIMSDVSRQIFAGGLAGVASWIMCMPFDMIKTRMQADNIAKPIYRGMIHCLKKCYQDGGFWSFNRGLTATLLRAFPSHAIIFVFYQYTLERLSEDDI
- the LOC111416656 gene encoding solute carrier family 25 member 45-like isoform X7, translating into MKHFTSLTSDFCWNDFIAGWVGGVAGLLVGHPADTIKVRQQTYGTTLWPSVSRTYKHEGVRGFFKGMLFPLLTTGPINSIFFGFYGNTLHILEEGRYAKSPSDDPRYLQNVFVAGCTGGFATVFFTCPIELVKVVLQAHTEGKATWGADKKGVVIRKGMINCIRQIYKEGGFSGFYRGFVPMLWRDVPSYGVYTWVYEVCLHYVFSPGIMSDVSRQIFAGGLADEKTMFLCRNRSVGNVYAFRCGKIPIASRFQ
- the LOC111416656 gene encoding solute carrier family 25 member 45-like isoform X1, coding for MKHFTSLTSDFCWNDFIAGWVGGVAGLLVGHPADTIKVRQQTYGTTLWPSVSRTYKHEGVRGFFKGMLFPLLTTGPINSIFFGFYGNTLHILEEGRYAKSPSDDPRYLQNVFVAGCTGGFATVFFTCPIELVKVVLQAHTEGKATWGADKKGVVIRKGMINCIRQIYKEGGFSGFYRGFVPMLWRDVPSYGVYTWVYEVCLHYVFSPGIMSDVSRQIFAGGLAGTVAWGMCMPFDVVKSRLQADFNNSTYKGTIDCAYKSYKSEGCSIFCKGMIVTCLRAFPVNAATFALYERTIVFCNHLSSSSNPAALSLGYSVCLLMWSSRGCRWTF
- the LOC111416656 gene encoding solute carrier family 25 member 45-like isoform X2 is translated as MKHFTSLTSDFCWNDFIAGWVGGVAGLLVGHPADTIKVRQQTYGTTLWPSVSRTYKHEGVRGFFKGMLFPLLTTGPINSIFFGFYGNTLHILEEGRYAKSPSDDPRYLQNVFVAGCTGGFATVFFTCPIELVKVVLQAHTEGKATWGADKKGVVIRKGMINCIRQIYKEGGFSGFYRGFVPMLWRDVPSYGVYTWVYEVCLHYVFSPGIMSDVSRQIFAGGLAGTVAWGMCMPFDVVKSRLQADFNNSTYKGTIDCAYKSYKSEGCSIFCKGMIVTCLRAFPVNAATFALYERTIVFCNHLSSSSNPAVCS